GCGACTGCCGCGCCTACCGCAGCGAGGGCTTTCAGGCCCTGAACAAGGTCGAGATCCACCCGGAAGGCGGCGGCCCCCTGGTGCTCGCCGTGCTGAACGTGGTGGACGACCCGGCGATTACGACACCCGACGAGCTCGGCCTCTCCGAGCAGGCCTTCGCCCAGCTCGGCGTGGCCGCGGGCACGCCGGTGCAGATCGCCCAGGCGCGCCCGCCCGGCTCGCTCGAGGCGGTTCACCGAAAGATTCAGGGCAAGCGGCTCGGACGTGAGGAGTATCAGGCGATCGCCGCCGACATCGCCTGCAACCGCTATTCCAAGATCGAAATGTCGGCCTTCATCGTCGCCTGCGCCCAGGCCGGGCTGGAGCGCGACGAGGTCCTCTCGCTGACCGAAGCGATGATCGCGAGCGGCGAGCGCCTCGACTGGGGCGAGCCGCTGGTCGTCGACAAGCACTGCATCGGCGGCGTCCCCGGCAACCGCACATCGCTGATCGTGACACCGATCGTCGCCGCCCACGGGCTGCTCTTCCCGAAGACCTCGAGCCGCGCGATCACCTCACCGGCCGGCACCGCCGACACCATGGAGTGCCTGGCCCGGGTCGCCCTCGAACCGCGCGAGCTGCGCGAGATCGCGCGCCGCGAGCGCGGCTTCCTCGCCTGGGGCGGCACGGCCCGGCTGGCCCCGGCCGACGATGTGCTGATCGCCGTCGAGCGCCCCCTGTCGCTCGACTCACCGGGGCAGATGGTCGCCTCGATCCTGGCCAAGAAGGTCGCCGCCGGATCGACTCACCTGATCGTCGACATCCCGGTCGGCCCGAGCGCCAAGATCCGCGAGGGCCGCGACGCCCTCTACCTGCGCAAGCTCTTCGAGCTGGTCGGCGACTGCCTCGGCCTGCACCTGGAGGTCATGCTGACCGACGGCTCGCAGCCGGTCGGGCGCGGCGTCGGGCCGGTGCTCGAGGCCCGCGATGCGATGCAGGTGTTGCAAGACGATCCGCAGGCGCCCGCCGACCTGCGCGAGAAGTCTCTGGTGCTGGCCGGGCGGCTGCTCGAGCTCGACCCGGGCGTGCGCGGCGGCCAGGGACGCACGCTGGCCGAGGAGATCCTGACCTCCGGGCGGGCGCTGGCCAAGATGGAGGCCATCATCGAGGCCCAGGGACGCAATCGCGAGCCACCGACCCTCGGCGCTCTGCGCCACGAGGTGCCGGCCGCCAGCGACGGCGTGATCACGGCGATCGACAACCGCCAGATCGCGCGCATCGCCCGCCTCGCCGGCGCGCCGCTCGACCCTGGCGCCGGTGTCGACCTCTACCGCCGCCTCGGCGACCCGGTGCGCGCCGGCGAGGCCCTTTACGCGATCCACGCCCAATTCCCAGCGGACTTCCATTTCGCCCGCGCCCAGGCCGGGCGCGACCCCGGCTACCGTATCGGCGAGCCGAACCACCGCGCGCGGAATGGGGCCGGCGAGTGAGCGGCTACGGCGACGGCCTGATCCTCGGTTTCCCGGAAGGCATGGAGGCCGCGCAGCGCCTGGCGCAAGCCGCCGGTCGGCCGTGCGCGGCGATCGCGCTGCACCGTTTTCCCGACGGCGAGACTCGCGTGCGACTGCCGGCCGAGCTGCCGCCCGGCGTCGTCTTCTACCGCAGCCTCGACGACCCGAACGCCAAGCTCGTCGAGCTGGCGCTCGCGGCGCGCACGGCCCGCACGCTCGGGGCGCGGCATCTGACCCTCGTCGCGCCCTATCTGTGCTACATGCGCCAGGACAAGGCCTTCGCCGCGGGCGAGGCGGTCAGCCAGCAGATCGTCGGCCGCCTGCTCGCCGATTGGTTCGACGCCCTGATCACGGTCGATCCGCACCTGCACCGCGTCCACGACCTGGCCGCGGCCGTACCGGTCACGCGGGCCGTGCGCCTCAGCGCCACCGACCTGATGGCCGACTTCGTCGCCGAGCGCTTCGCCGGCGCAGATCCGCTCCTGGTCGGACCCGATGCCGAGTCCGAGCAGTGGGTGGCCGCCGTCGCCGCCCACCGCGGTCTCGACTACCGCGTCGGCGTCAAGGCGCGGCGCGGCGATCGCGACGTCGAGGTCCGCTTCCCGCCGCACGCAATGGGTGGGCGCCACCTGGTCCTCGTCGATGATGTCGCCAGCACCGGCCGCACGCTGACCGTCGCGGCCCGGGCGCTGGCCAGGCAGCGACCCGCCTCGATCTCGGTGCTGGTCACCCATCCGCTGTTCGTCGGCGAGGCCCTGGCGCAGCTCGAGGCGGCCGGCGTCGCCGCCGTCTGGAGCGCCGACAGCATCCCGCACCCGAGCAACCGCCTGACTCTCGCCCCGCTGCTCGCTGCGGCCCTCGCGCCGCCGGGCCGCGATGATAGAATTTCGCCCAGCATCACGACATGACGAGCCCCGGCCGCGCCCTTGGCGCAGGCCTCTGCCAGTAAACGAGGAGCATCATGGCCGGTCACAGCAAATGGGCCAACATCAAGCACCGCAAGGCGGCCCAGGACAAACAGCGCGGCAAGGTCTGGACCAAACTGATCCGCGAGGTCACGGTCGCCGCCCGCGAGGGCGGCGGCGACCCGAACGCCAACCCGCGCCTGCGCCTGGCGATGGACAAGGCGTTCGGCGCCAACATGCCGCGCGACACCGTCGAACGTGCGGTCAAGCGGGGCGCCGGCGACACCGAGGGCGAGAACTACGAGGAGCTGCGCTACGAGGGCTACGGCCCCGGCGGCACAGCGGTGATGGTCGACTGCATGACCGACAACCGGAACCGCACCGCCGCCGAGGTGCGCCACGCCTTCACCAAGTACGGCGGCAATCTGGGCACCGACGGCTCGGTGGCCTACCTGTTCACGAAACAAGGCATCATCAGCTTCCAGCCGGGCACCGACGAGGACACCGTCATCGAGGCGGCGCTGGAGGCCGGCGCCGAGGACGTGATCGTCAACGACGACAGTTCCCTCGATGTGATCACGACCCCCGAGGACTTCGCCGCGGTCAAGGACGCACTGACCACCGCGGGCCTCGACACCGAGGCCGCCGAGGTCACCTTCAACGCCTCGACCCAGGCTGAGCTCGACGCCGAGACCGCCGAGCGGCTGCTCAAGCTCGTCGACGCCCTGGAGGACCTCGACGACGTGCAGGAGGTCTACCACAACGCCGACATCTCCGACGAGATCATGGCGGCCCTCGATGGCTGAGCGGCCCGCCGCACCGGCGCGCCCGGACCGGACCCGGTAGGCCGCCGCCCGTGGCCGACCCTGGCGGCCTGCGCCACCGCATCCTCGGTATCGACCCGGGCTCGCGCACGACCGGCTACGGCCTGATCGACACCGACGGGCGCCACAGCGTGCGCCTCGCGAGCGGCTCGATCCGCGTCGGCCACGAGCCCTGGCCCGAGCGGCTCGGCACCATCTTCGACGCCGTCGCCGAGCTGGTCGCGACCCACCGCCCGCACGAGATGGCCGTCGAGCAGCTGATCTTCGCCCGCGATCCGACCGCGGCGCTCAAGATCGGTCAGGCGCGCGGCGCGGTCCTCTGCGCCGGGCTCAAGGGCGGGGTGATCGTGCACGAATACAGTCCCAAGTCCGTCAAGCTCGCCGTCGTCGGCACCGGCGGCGCCGACAAGGGCCAGGTGCAGCAGATGATCCGCATCCTACTGGCGCTGCCCGAGACGCCGGCCGAGGACGAGGCCGACGCACTGGCGATCGCGCTCTGCCACGCCCACTCGATGGGCATCCCGGCGCGCCGCCGGGCCGCCGCCTCCTGGCGGGATTGGCGGCCGTGATCGGGCGCCTGCGCGGGGAGATCCTCGCCAAGCATCCGCCGTCGCTCCTGCTCGACGTCAACGGCGTCGGCTACGAGCTGGAGGCGCCGATGTCGACCTTCTACGACCTGCCGGCGGTCGGCGAGACGGTCACCCTGGTGACCCATCTCGCCGTGCGCGAGGACGCCCATGTCCTCTACGGTTTCCTGCGCGAGGCCGATCGGGCCCTGTTCCGCCACCTGCTCAAGGTCACCGGCGTCGGAGCCCGCATGGCGCTGGCGATCCTCTCCGGGATGGATGCGGCCCAGTTCGCGCGCTGCATCACGGAGGCGGACGTGGCGGCCCTGACCCGCCTGCCCGGGATCGGGCGCAAGACCGCCGAGCGGCTCGTCATCGAGATGAAGGATCGCGTGGCCGGACTGGCCGAAGGCCCGACCCTGATAGTCGGACGGGCGACACCGGCTGCGGGCGGGCGCGAGGCCGAGCTGGCCGACGCCCTGAGCGCCCTGGTCGCGCTCGGCTACAAGCCGGCCGATGCCCAGCGCATGGTCGCGGCCGTGACCGAGGAGATCGCTACTTCGGAAGAAATCATCCGCGCCGCCCTCAAGGCGGTCGGCCCGCGCTGACGGACCACCGTTACAGGTCGCGCGCGAC
This portion of the Thioflavicoccus mobilis 8321 genome encodes:
- a CDS encoding thymidine phosphorylase family protein; its protein translation is MPETLLLRRVAIDTYHENVAYLHRDCRAYRSEGFQALNKVEIHPEGGGPLVLAVLNVVDDPAITTPDELGLSEQAFAQLGVAAGTPVQIAQARPPGSLEAVHRKIQGKRLGREEYQAIAADIACNRYSKIEMSAFIVACAQAGLERDEVLSLTEAMIASGERLDWGEPLVVDKHCIGGVPGNRTSLIVTPIVAAHGLLFPKTSSRAITSPAGTADTMECLARVALEPRELREIARRERGFLAWGGTARLAPADDVLIAVERPLSLDSPGQMVASILAKKVAAGSTHLIVDIPVGPSAKIREGRDALYLRKLFELVGDCLGLHLEVMLTDGSQPVGRGVGPVLEARDAMQVLQDDPQAPADLREKSLVLAGRLLELDPGVRGGQGRTLAEEILTSGRALAKMEAIIEAQGRNREPPTLGALRHEVPAASDGVITAIDNRQIARIARLAGAPLDPGAGVDLYRRLGDPVRAGEALYAIHAQFPADFHFARAQAGRDPGYRIGEPNHRARNGAGE
- a CDS encoding ribose-phosphate diphosphokinase, with protein sequence MSGYGDGLILGFPEGMEAAQRLAQAAGRPCAAIALHRFPDGETRVRLPAELPPGVVFYRSLDDPNAKLVELALAARTARTLGARHLTLVAPYLCYMRQDKAFAAGEAVSQQIVGRLLADWFDALITVDPHLHRVHDLAAAVPVTRAVRLSATDLMADFVAERFAGADPLLVGPDAESEQWVAAVAAHRGLDYRVGVKARRGDRDVEVRFPPHAMGGRHLVLVDDVASTGRTLTVAARALARQRPASISVLVTHPLFVGEALAQLEAAGVAAVWSADSIPHPSNRLTLAPLLAAALAPPGRDDRISPSITT
- a CDS encoding YebC/PmpR family DNA-binding transcriptional regulator; amino-acid sequence: MAGHSKWANIKHRKAAQDKQRGKVWTKLIREVTVAAREGGGDPNANPRLRLAMDKAFGANMPRDTVERAVKRGAGDTEGENYEELRYEGYGPGGTAVMVDCMTDNRNRTAAEVRHAFTKYGGNLGTDGSVAYLFTKQGIISFQPGTDEDTVIEAALEAGAEDVIVNDDSSLDVITTPEDFAAVKDALTTAGLDTEAAEVTFNASTQAELDAETAERLLKLVDALEDLDDVQEVYHNADISDEIMAALDG
- the ruvC gene encoding crossover junction endodeoxyribonuclease RuvC, encoding MADPGGLRHRILGIDPGSRTTGYGLIDTDGRHSVRLASGSIRVGHEPWPERLGTIFDAVAELVATHRPHEMAVEQLIFARDPTAALKIGQARGAVLCAGLKGGVIVHEYSPKSVKLAVVGTGGADKGQVQQMIRILLALPETPAEDEADALAIALCHAHSMGIPARRRAAASWRDWRP
- the ruvA gene encoding Holliday junction branch migration protein RuvA codes for the protein MIGRLRGEILAKHPPSLLLDVNGVGYELEAPMSTFYDLPAVGETVTLVTHLAVREDAHVLYGFLREADRALFRHLLKVTGVGARMALAILSGMDAAQFARCITEADVAALTRLPGIGRKTAERLVIEMKDRVAGLAEGPTLIVGRATPAAGGREAELADALSALVALGYKPADAQRMVAAVTEEIATSEEIIRAALKAVGPR